Proteins encoded within one genomic window of Flavobacterium gilvum:
- a CDS encoding bifunctional aldolase/short-chain dehydrogenase, whose translation MEKTTFQHVSYLWDEAKAASLAGDEVALFIYRSNLLGADLRLTNYGGGNTSVKITDKDPLTGSDSEVMWIKGSGGDIGTLTKSGCAALYLERLRNLENVYRGIEFEDEMVELFNHCIFDLASKAPSIDTPLHGFLPFKHIDHLHPDAAIAIAAAKDGKKITEELFNGEIGWVGWQRPGFDLGLQLRACLEEAAKNGKKLRGIMLGSHGLFTWGDTAYESYINTLEVIEKCAEYLESNYGKTRPVFGGQKIESLTEADRKLKAAKVAPILRGFCSSERQMIGHYTDDARVLEFINSNDLSKLAPLGTSCPDHFLRTKISPLVLELDPNEDLSDVAAVKAKLAPAFEAYRAMYKDYYNTCKKSNSPAMRDPNPVVILYPGVGMFTFAKDKTMARLASEYYVNAVNVMKGAEAVSEYTSLPHQEAFDIEYWLLEEAKLQRMPKPKALSGRIALVTGSGGGIGKAIAKKFAEEGACVILNDIDAERLQGTFEEFIKKFGKDAVASTLLNVTDTDSTVNALDNASLAFGGVDILVNNAGISISKSIAEHTLEEWDRLYDILVKGQFIVSKAGIEVMRKQGFGGDIVNIVSKNAVVAGPNNPGYGSAKAAQAHLTRLMAAELGADKIRVNTVNPDAVISDSNIWSGGWAEGRAKAYGITVAELPAYYAKRTLLNEIILPDDIANACFAFVGGLLGKSTGNALNVDGGVAMGFYR comes from the coding sequence ATGGAAAAAACGACTTTTCAACATGTAAGCTACCTTTGGGATGAAGCAAAAGCCGCGTCGTTGGCTGGAGATGAAGTAGCTCTTTTTATTTACCGCTCCAATTTATTGGGGGCTGATTTAAGATTAACAAACTACGGAGGCGGAAATACTTCGGTAAAAATAACAGACAAGGATCCGTTGACTGGATCCGATTCAGAAGTAATGTGGATCAAAGGTTCGGGAGGAGATATCGGGACTTTGACCAAATCGGGTTGTGCCGCACTTTATTTGGAGCGTTTGCGCAATCTGGAAAACGTGTACAGAGGAATTGAGTTTGAGGACGAAATGGTAGAGTTGTTCAATCACTGTATTTTTGATTTGGCTTCCAAAGCTCCGTCAATCGACACGCCATTGCACGGTTTTTTGCCTTTCAAACACATCGACCACCTGCATCCGGATGCGGCCATTGCTATTGCAGCGGCCAAAGACGGAAAGAAAATCACCGAAGAACTGTTCAATGGAGAAATCGGCTGGGTAGGCTGGCAGCGTCCAGGCTTTGACTTGGGACTTCAGCTAAGAGCCTGTCTGGAAGAAGCAGCGAAAAACGGAAAAAAATTAAGAGGAATCATGCTGGGCTCCCACGGATTGTTTACTTGGGGAGACACAGCCTATGAAAGCTACATTAACACGCTTGAAGTAATCGAAAAGTGTGCCGAATACTTGGAGAGCAACTACGGAAAAACGCGACCTGTTTTTGGTGGACAAAAAATAGAAAGTCTTACTGAGGCTGACCGAAAACTGAAAGCGGCCAAAGTAGCTCCTATTTTGAGAGGTTTCTGCTCATCGGAACGTCAAATGATCGGTCATTATACCGATGATGCGAGAGTTTTGGAATTCATCAATTCAAACGACCTTTCAAAACTGGCTCCATTGGGAACTTCTTGTCCGGATCACTTTTTGAGAACCAAAATCAGCCCGTTGGTACTGGAGTTGGATCCAAACGAAGATTTGTCGGACGTAGCGGCGGTAAAAGCCAAACTGGCTCCGGCCTTTGAAGCCTACCGTGCAATGTACAAAGACTATTACAACACCTGCAAAAAATCGAACTCACCGGCCATGCGTGACCCGAATCCGGTGGTGATTTTATACCCGGGAGTGGGAATGTTCACTTTTGCAAAAGACAAAACAATGGCCAGATTGGCATCGGAATATTATGTCAATGCGGTGAATGTGATGAAAGGAGCCGAAGCGGTTTCGGAGTACACTTCATTGCCGCATCAGGAAGCTTTCGACATCGAATATTGGTTGTTGGAAGAAGCCAAACTGCAGCGTATGCCAAAACCGAAAGCCCTCTCGGGAAGAATCGCTTTGGTGACAGGCTCAGGAGGCGGAATCGGAAAAGCCATTGCCAAGAAATTTGCTGAGGAAGGTGCCTGTGTTATCCTGAATGATATCGACGCGGAGCGTTTGCAGGGAACTTTTGAAGAATTCATCAAAAAATTCGGAAAGGATGCCGTAGCCAGCACTTTGTTGAATGTTACCGATACTGATAGCACGGTAAATGCATTGGATAATGCGAGCCTTGCATTTGGAGGCGTAGATATCCTGGTGAACAACGCCGGAATCAGTATTTCCAAATCGATAGCCGAGCATACTCTGGAAGAATGGGACAGACTGTATGATATTTTGGTAAAAGGACAATTTATTGTTTCCAAAGCCGGAATCGAAGTAATGCGCAAACAGGGCTTTGGTGGAGATATTGTAAACATCGTTTCGAAAAACGCGGTAGTTGCAGGACCAAACAATCCAGGTTACGGATCGGCCAAAGCAGCTCAGGCACACCTTACGCGTTTGATGGCAGCTGAATTGGGAGCGGACAAAATCCGTGTGAACACGGTAAATCCGGATGCAGTAATCTCGGATTCGAATATCTGGTCTGGAGGATGGGCCGAGGGACGCGCCAAAGCGTATGGCATCACGGTGGCAGAATTGCCGGCCTATTACGCCAAACGCACTTTATTGAATGAAATTATATTGCCGGATGACATTGCAAATGCTTGTTTTGCTTTCGTAGGCGGCCTGTTGGGTAAATCAACAGGAAATGCCTTGAATGTAGACGGCGGCGTGGCCATGGGCTTTTACAGATAA
- a CDS encoding SDR family oxidoreductase, with protein sequence MDLRLKGKVVAVSGSAGKEGSIGETIIKRLADEGAIPALVDRNSRGFGYVEELQKRGVDALFVQTDVTSPEAMENAVNKIVEKYGRIDAVINNVGVNDGAGLESSYEEFMNSLKLNVVSYFLLAKYALPHLKKSKGNILNIGSKVALTGQGGTSGYAAAKGGVLGLTREWAVDLIQYGIRSNAIIIAESYTPAYEDWIKTLSDGEEVLKKINKSIPFEGRMTKTEEIADTALFIISERSSHTTGQFVFVDGGYVHLDRALINDVNQ encoded by the coding sequence AAAAGAAGGAAGCATTGGGGAAACAATTATCAAGCGATTGGCTGATGAAGGGGCTATTCCTGCACTTGTGGATAGAAACAGCAGAGGATTTGGTTATGTAGAAGAACTTCAAAAAAGAGGCGTCGATGCATTGTTTGTTCAGACTGATGTGACCAGTCCTGAAGCCATGGAAAATGCCGTAAATAAGATTGTTGAAAAATACGGAAGAATCGATGCTGTCATCAATAATGTTGGTGTAAACGACGGAGCTGGTTTGGAGTCAAGTTATGAGGAATTCATGAATTCGTTGAAACTAAACGTGGTTAGTTATTTTTTATTGGCAAAATATGCGCTTCCTCATTTGAAAAAATCAAAAGGAAACATTCTTAATATAGGTTCCAAAGTGGCTTTGACCGGACAAGGCGGGACATCAGGTTACGCTGCCGCAAAAGGTGGAGTGCTTGGGTTAACCAGAGAATGGGCAGTCGATTTGATTCAGTACGGAATTCGTTCCAATGCCATCATTATTGCAGAAAGTTACACTCCGGCATACGAAGATTGGATTAAAACTTTATCAGATGGTGAAGAAGTTTTGAAAAAAATCAATAAAAGTATTCCGTTTGAAGGCAGAATGACAAAGACTGAAGAAATTGCAGACACGGCTTTGTTTATTATTTCCGAACGTTCTTCGCACACTACAGGACAATTTGTTTTTGTTGATGGCGGATATGTGCATTTGGATCGAGCTTTAATCAATGACGTAAATCAATAA